Proteins from one Gallus gallus isolate bGalGal1 chromosome 15, bGalGal1.mat.broiler.GRCg7b, whole genome shotgun sequence genomic window:
- the UQCR10 gene encoding cytochrome b-c1 complex subunit 9 gives MALLRQAYSALFRRTSTFALTVVLGAVLFERAFDQGADAIFEHLNEGKLWKHIKHKYEASEE, from the exons ATGGCGCTGCTCCGGCAGGCGTACAGCGCGCTCTTCCGCCGCACCTCCACTTTCGCCCTCACCGTCGTGCTGGGCGCCGTGCTGTTCGAGCGCGCCTTCGATCAGGGCGCCGACGCCATCTTCGAGCACCTCAACGAGGGG AAACTGTGGAAACACATCAAGCACAAATACGAGGCAAGTGAAGAGTGA